The nucleotide window aaagtcaaattgctatttaccCAAAAATGCATTTCAGTCATTCAAGAAATATGACTTACTACTTGACATCCCACTAAAGCCACGGTCATTAGAAGCCATTGAAGGCGAGTTCCTTTCGACGAAATTTATTTGTTGGACAACTATCTATAATGTCAAACCAAATATAAGTAAAACAATAAGAATATATGGTTCAATTCTTCAATGAgccaaggaaaaaaaaaaggggggtatAGTGATTTTAAGTTACCTTGTAATAAGTCTGCTGTTTGCCATCATCACTTTCAACCGTATCCGAAACCAGACGACCGCATACATATATCTGTTGCCCTTTCTCCACATGCTGATACGCAGTATTGGCCAGCTCGTCCCAGAATGTCAAATTAATCCTAACAATAAAAGTGAAAATTTGGGTAACAAAAGGTACAATTTTGGGGCTAAATATTCATATTACCctagaaaggaaagaaaagaaaatttaccaAGTAGTGTCGGTGGGGGATTTTTTGACGGCGAGTCGTGTCCAGGCGAGGACTTTACCAGAAGGCAAGTGCTTGATTTCAACGGGGGAGCCAACATTGCCGATTAGGTTCACCGTATTACAGAGGTCCTTGCTCCACGGGATTTCAGAGGGTTTTGGGTACGATACTTGAAGGTGGGTTTGGTCTCTGTAATCGACGGAGCATTTTAGCGTTCGGAAGGGAAGACGCTGTCGTTTAGCGAAAACAGAAGATGAGTTCAGGGGAGTCGGAGATTGGAAGGAAGCCAGGGTCTTGGTGTTTGGTTTAGGGTTTTGCGGGACGACGGTGAACAACATGTTTCGGCTTGATACTAGGGTTTGCCCAAAGGCCATAGTGGCTCTTTCTCCTTTGTGGCGCCAAGAAGGCTAAAAGCAAGCAGAAAGGGAAGAAAAGAGAAATGTATTCGGCTTCTTTGCCGGCCAAGTTATCTGGATTTTCAGAATGTTAAAAGCGGCACTTGAAATAAAGCGGTAAATTGACGGCAAGGTCATTCAACTATTATTAGGTTTACACTTTGATCACTTAATTTTAAAGTAATCAATAATTCAATATCGTACCATTGGATATACCATTCTTATCTTGATATTGAGACACTGATATATTTCAATGTACCGTTTCACGTTTATAAATGTTTTAAGATGTTTTTacgtttatatttttatatttttatttttatttttgataaattatatatttaaattttttcatatatatatatatatatacttatttttagattcttattaaattatatattaattttacaaaaatattatatatacatgcaaatatatctcaattacatccatataaatataaattttaacagTATTAAATAGgttgaataatttaatttaatttaataggtTCAGATTTTAAATATGATtatagaaaagttaaaatggttaaaataaaaaattttaaatctgttttaaaatatcaaaattttgtaCCAACCATTATGGGTTGGTGCGCACAGATACAAGCCAATATTAATCAAAATGAGTCGAAACACACCAAAATTTTGACCAAAACAGTACATAAACTACTTGGTATTGTTTTAAGACTGAAACAGTACATACTGACCGATACGACCAGTATAGGTACGGTACCAACTACCAtgctaaatttcaaaaaaattataagttgGTTACTAAATTATTCGAAATTTCTCATTTAAGTTATTGGGCAGTTAAAGTTGCTAATGGATGCTTGATGGTGGTTAACTTACTATTCATCGTGGGGTAAACTATACTCAAAATCACTCAattattagaaattttaaaatttcgtcATTTAACTTTAGAAAAGTTACAAGTTggtccttgtactatttaaatgttttaaagtttTAGGGACCTCCTTCACAATTGTATTCCAATAATCTTGTCATCATTTGGCCTCCTCCTCCTACAAAGAAACACATTGAAATGGAGTTTTACTTAATCTTTCAACTTTATCATTTAATTTTCTTTGAAATATCCAAAAACTCTGTTGATTTAATATAACGATTCGAAAGTCAGTGGTATCAAAAAATTTGATTTCAAGACTCTATTTTCGTAAACCGAGactgtaaataattttattaaatatttatgaaattatattagaaatgaattgaattttggataagtaattttatcaaattagtgaAAAGTGGTAAAGGTTAAATTACTATACATTTTAAAGTGGAAACTTAGATTAAGGACCAATGTGATAATTATACCATAATGGAATTAGTGGGTGGTAAAtgattaatgtatatatatgtataagttataatataaaaaaagattaaaattaaattattaaaacaaaacataagtaTGAAAGTGGGAAAAAGAGAAAACATGAATGTTTTCATCTTTTCAACCGAAATTGGAGAAGGAGAAACTCTTAACCCACCGCCAAGCTGTTTTAAAGTATAAATCTTCAATTGATtagtgcaatttagtctttttcatataatttttatgttttttaaatctAGAGAGCTTAACCTAGCTGACTCGTTTGTTAATTTTCATAACTTTTGAAGTTTTTgaaagatgccattgatgaattcttgaAGTTTTAGGTACTAAATTGATAGATTGTAAGCTTAagagtgaaaaggactaaattgtaaagttaatttacagttttgtgcaatagggactaaaatgcacaaattttgaaattttgggtaGAAATGAGAAATGGGAGGTCTATTTAGGACTATAGTGAAATCAGCCTGCAAACTTGAGTTCTAGATTTAAAGTTATGTTAGTCCCgattttagagactaaattgaataaaatgaaaaagtttcttaaagtagaaattgaatgtgaaattatttgtatatggttgatttggtatgtttgtgttaaTCTATAGCTAACGTTGACTCGAATTCctcaaaaaaaaaggaaaagataaagCCGTCAATGAATAACTCGGAGTTtatgatttgtatttctataatctaaacCATTTCAATTGCTGCATTTATGAACTGTGTTGCATGGTAAGATCATAAGGTACGTTGTAAATGATAAAACGAGCTTATTTGAATTGATTTGGATTGATTGCTAgctataaggactaaaatgaatagtTTTGAAAATATTGTATATTATTATAAATGTGCAATTGAATCTGTATTGTGATGAAATAAGTTACTACATATGTGGAATTAAGAAATttattataaatgaaattgaaataaagGTGGATGGCGGATATCGGATTATAAGTCCGAAATGTGAATTTGATATTGCACAATTTAATCGATTCGATTGATATATGAAAAATGTATATGTTGCAACTGTGATAGCTCGATTTAagataataaaaaattcattATATAACCAAGTGATGTATTTGGATTTCTAGATTGACATGTTAACTTGCATTCGAATTTTTGGTTTGTTGGTTCATtgtattatatgatttatatTATGTTCTAATCTTTGAATATAGCAATACAGCTGAATTGTACTTAGAGGATGATTTTGTTTTCCATGCGCAGGTTAGGTTTTGAATGTGTATGCTTGTTAATATCAACATTCAACCGTAATCCCAGATTCAGCGAGTTGGTGATGTTCCTTGTAGTTTAATGACATGTGCATAAGAGAGTCATTTGTTTATATTCTACTAAACTTGGAGGATGAATTGGTGTTTGatgcattttatatatatgtttagTGTAATCTTGATAATGGTATAAATCATATGCATGCATAATGAAGTTCTTGAAGTGTGAATTAGATAAGTATGCATAATGGCTTGAATGGTTGATAGTTGAAAAGTTAACGGTATCTTGATCAAATTTGGATATATGTGAATTGTTAGATGGTACGCTATGAATAGGTGAATTGGTATGAATATATGTGATAATAGTTAATACATTGATAATGTAAGTATGATTTGAGTAATGGTTGGAAAAATTATTAGGTGTGCGCAAGTTAGCATTGAGACATGTATGtattgttgatttttttttttaatggtttggttgaatatgttgtgtcATGCCATAAAAAGGTTTGAATGGTATTTGAATTGGTAAGTATTGGAGAATGAATGTGAATCATATATGTATGTTTTAGTAGTGTTTTGAAATGTCTAATACATGTAATTTATGTTTACTTAGGCATGAAATAAGAAATTGAATGTTGGGACAACATTGAATGCATTTTAGTACATTTTTGGCCAAAATAGTATATGACATCGTAATGTCGTTCAAATGTCGTTATGACGAGGAAACCACGTTGTGACGCCAATCTTAGGTCGTCGGGATGGAATTGGACAATGAGTCATATCGTGACGAGGAACTCCCTCACATCACGTTGTCGGCCTTGCATTTTGaatcttttcattttagtccttcttCGAATTTGAATTAGCTTTAGAGTTCCTGTAAGCTCGTACTAAGGCCCAAAATGATTGTATTTCATGTTGATTGTATAATTGGTTGATTTATTATCAATAAATTGCATATTTCAAACACGATTTGAATGTGGTTGCTTCAGCGGCCGAGTTGCGTAACAAGGTGTTACATTTAAACTCCAAGCCCTAACAAAGAAGCTCTCTGATATCTATTAGCGTCATAAGATGGACGTCTAACTCTATTATGTTCCTATTTTCAACGATATTTTCTCCTTGACCTTTTGGATTAAACCTTCATCGCCTAAAACTCTTTGACTAACTCATATACGAATCTAGTACATGTGAGTttcctttttagtattttgattctTTTTTCTCTCATTTTATTCTATCTTTTTGCTACTGTAAGTCATGTTTCGAGTTTTTTGAAACTTAgactttcttctttttttatttgtttttttcaaacttttttgtttattttgtttgtgGTTTCGGTGCTATTTGGTTATTGGTTTAAGGTAAGAGTGTGTGAACAACTTAACTGTGGATTTTATTAGGTTTTGGTTTTGGCTTAACGAAGATGGTAAGTGCATTAAGAATGAAGGGTGGTTGGAGTTGGTTGGGTTAAAGGTGAAACATGGGTTGACAATGGCTTTGCTAGTGCTTAGGGCTTCAGTTATTGATGTTGTTTAGATTATTGTGCTAGAGAGTAATGGTGCAAAGATTGAGAGGCCATGGTGTGAACTTAATAATAGTTCAATGACCAACTTGTAACTTTTTGGAAATGAGTGACCAAATTTTAAACTTACAATAATTAAGTGACCaaatgataaatttatttgtACCCACATTAGACATTCACTAGCCACTTAGTAGGCTAGTAATCAACTTGTAACTTtcgaatagtttagtgaccaatttgtaactttttaaaattgagtgaCCAAAGTGTAAACTTACTAGTCATTGAGTGATATTGATTGTCACTTACTCAAATAAAGTCAAGAATTGAGTGGAGAAATTTGAAGCAAGCCCAAATTGAACCTATTTTTTCAAAGGTCCAATAAATGGGCGCGATCAATAGGGCATAACAAATCACGCTCTAACAAAGAAACACATTAGACCAAAGTTTTTCCCTTATCTTTCAACTTTATGGTTTAATTTTCTTTGAAATATCTAGAAACTTCGTTGATTTAAACACAAAGCCTTAATTAATAAGCTCTTTGATTTCCATCCACCGTCATCGGATGGTTGTCTAACTCTAACATGTTCCTCTTCTTACCGATACTTTCTCTTTAACCTTTTAGATTGAGCATTTGTCTCTTGAAACTCTTCAACTAACTTCTAATTGAATCTAGTAcacttgagttttcttttttaaatattttgattcTCTTTTCACTCATTTTATTTTGTCCCGTTGCTCATATAAGACTTGTTTGGGTCTTTTTGAAACATGTgacttttttcaaatttttatttgctTTGTTGGGTTCTTTTTGTTTACTTTGATCATGGTTTTGGTGCAATTTAATTATTGGTTTAAGGTAAGGTGTGTGAATAGCTTAATTGTGAATTTTAGTGGGCCTTGGTTTTAGCTTAAAAGGAAACGATGAGTGTGTTAAAAATAAAGGGTGGTCAAGTTGGTTGGACCAGAGGTGAAACATGGGTTGATAGTGGCTTTGCTAAGGTTTTGGGTTTGATTTTTTGACATTGTTTAGATTATCAGGTTAAAGAATAATAGTGCAAAGTTTGAGTGACCATACTGTGAACTTAATAatagtttaatgattaaattgtaactttttaaaattaaatgactaaaatataaacttattaataattgagtgttcaaattataaatttacatGCCCTATATTTGACCTCCGTTAGCAACGTAATGGGCTAGTgattaaaattgtaattttttaaaattaaattattaaaatataaatttactaagtGTAGGTTACGCAAAATAAAGTTAAGAACTACGTGGAGAAATTTGAAGCAGGCCCAATCCAAGACCAAACTGAGGCCCAATAAGTGGGCGCAGTCAACGGGTACGAGCAAATCACGCTCCTCGTACACCCAGAAAAGCGCACTTGTAAGCTATATAAGCTATTGGTTTAAATGTTTGTTCTTTCCGtcttttatcatcttcttcttcccAAAATCTCTCATTATCGAGTTTAACCAAGGAAGGGTCTTAAAAACTCCTGCCTTTGAAATGCTTTCTCGACTTGCGTCACAGCGTCTTATCGAGGTCCGTCAAGCTTCCCGTCTATCTGCTCAGGTATTCATCTAACTTTTCTCTTCCATTTTCCCGCTCTCAACCAAACACTTCTCCATCTCATTTTTTcgctcttttattttattttatttatttccctGTTCCACAGGTGTATCGATCCTTCTCCACTGCCTTGAACTATGTATGTTCTAATCCTCCctgcaatatatatatttaagttgCATAATGTACCGCAAATTCCTGGTATTTTCCTCCATAAGTAATACTACTAGAAAAGACGGTTGATTGAATGAATTTGGCGCGATCTTTTTTGCTGTAGCACATTGATGGCCCAGATAACAATCCCGACCTTCCATGGGAATTTTCAGAGGCAAACAAAGCAAAGGTTAGTAAATGTATGACTAGATTCTTAAAATTTGAGGAATTCCTATATTTTCCAATAAGTGTAATATAGTGACGTCAAATGCCATTAATTTACTTTCTCTACTTAGATAATCTTAAAGATTCACATTTCATGTACTGTTGTTGAAAATTGGTTTGTAACATCATTGCTTTTCTGGATTTTATGTAATCTGAATCagtttttaattttacttttagtAGCTTTGTAAATTGTAACGGTTTTTAATCCAAATTTAATTCTAAACCTAATCCTAATTTATTATTCATAGGTCAAGGGGATATTGTCTCATTATCCATCTAACTACAAGCAATCTGCAGTAATACCTCTGTTAGATCTTGCACATCAGCAGCATGGAGGGTGGCTTCCTGTATCAGCCATGAATGCAGTATGTGGCATGAATGCTATTAACTTGAATTCATTTGATGACATGCATTAATATTCCTGAACTGGTAATTTTCAAATGCTTAGAGATCTAGTGATATATAGTTTATATGAAGAGACCTATAGTTTTGTTAGATATGGAAACTAACCAAATTTGGAGGCAAATTCAAGTGACATTAAATGTTTTCCTTGCTATTTGGTTTCTGGTTTCAGTAAAATGCTGTTTTTAATCCAAATTGCATCACCAACTCGTATTTTGTGATGTATGTTGCATTTTGGTTTGTAGGACATGGCTGACATGCAACTAATATCTAAAAAGGGTTTATTAGAGCGTTCACCACGCCCGCAAGTTCCTTATGTTTGTCCCACAATGTTACCTTATGCTTGGCTACTCTTATCATTGTTTCAGACAAATTCCATGCTAGGGACTCTATGAAATGTATCACACTGTAGTTGATTTACATATAGGACTTACAAAAGAGGAAAAGCCTTAGCAACTAAAGGACTGGAAGCCTGATAATTACTTCTAGAACTATTTGATCCGGTGCTCAATTTGATTGAAAGAATGAAATGCAGAATTATGCAATTGTAATAATGGCCTTGTCAATAGCTATTTTTCCTTTATCTGAAATCACATAAGAGAGGTGGCTAGATCTGTTTACCCCTGAAACAATTTACTTAGTACTTGGGTAATTCATGTAATATTAAAGGATATTTCTTCATTATGCATCACTCAGTTGTTAGTCTCTGCCTGAAATGAAGCTTTTGTTACGATAATTgaaatccatgaaattttcatttAGCTAATATTGAATGGTGCAGTCCTTTTATAAAGcagaagctaaataaattataCTTATAATGAAACATGTAATGAATTGTGCAGGTGGCAAAGGTTGTGGGAGTTGCTCCTATTCGCGTGTATGAGGTTGCAACTTTTTATTCAATGTTCAACAGGTCAAAGGTTAGAATTTATGTGTATGTTTTGCATCTTGGGACCTCTTTTCAATGATCAAAGTTGCAAAACCTATATGAATTTATTCAATGGCTTTTCAGGTTGGCAAGTATCATCTATTGGTTTGTGGCACAACACCATGTATGATATGTGGTTCACGAGAAATTGAAGGAGCCTTATTGAAACACTTGGGGGTTGAGCGCAATGGTAAGTGTTGTAGACATAGTGCTTGCAGTTTATACACACATCATGTAAAACTCATGTCAGAGTTTGAAGTTTTAGATAGTATTGAATATGAAGTATCTATTGTTTTTATCATTCAGAGGTAACAAAGGACGGTTTATTCTCGGTTGGAGAAATGGAATGTATGGTAAGTCTTTCCCTTTACATGTTTACTTCTTTTTTACTCCAAAATGCCAAATTTTATTAGAAAATCTATTTAtgctaaccttttttttttccttaatcaCTCTCACAAATTTAACAGCTTTGTAAATGTTTTCTCAGGGATGTTGTGTAAATGCTCCTATGATTGCAGTTGCTGATTACACCAATGGATCTGAAGGATATACGTATAATTACTATGTGGGTTTCTGTAGAGTTCTTTTCAACTTGCCTGATTAACCATAACTAGGCAGTGTGCTCAATTGATAACCTACTGGAATTTTAATATGTGCATTGCCATATTTAAACAATGCAGGAAGATGTTACTACGCAACGAGTTGTTGAGATAGTTGAGATGTTAAGAAAAGGAGAGAAGCCACCGGTAAGCAACTAGATCAGAAAATTGCTTGGTTTTCCTCACAGTACTTTGGGATGTTTCgagtttatcattttttttttgtttgcatAATGATGCTCATGCCACTAATGTTTGTTCTAATCTGACTTCTATATATCAGGTTGGCACCCAAAATCCTAAACGTATCATGAGTGGACCTGAAGGAGGAAATACCACTTTGCTAAGTGATCCAAAACCTCCGCCTTGCCGAGATCTTGATGCCTGCTAAAGTATGGAGTTTTCATGTTCCTGTTGAATTTTTTAAGCTCAagcagccttttttttttttatctgccAATATAACATCTGGTGGATTTTCCATGGAATTTCAACTTGGTATAAATTATTAGATCACGAAAATGTCTCTGTACCGGATGATTGATGTCACTGTTTTGCATAAAAATTCTTTGATGGAAGCAAAGCCATAATTGTGGCATTGGAAATACCTTAATCTTCTTTTAAGCTCACAAAATGCCAGCATGTTGTGTGATAAATTTGAACACAAACTGTTTGACAGCAAACACAATGCTAAAACCGAGTCGTCACCGTCACCCACCCCCGGTCTATTTTTCCCCACGTCCAATTATGGTTATGTAGAAATTAAAAAGGAAGTCAAATTACATTCTGGAAAAGCACCATCAAGTATCAGTTGGACCATTGTAAGAAGCATTTTTGAAATGGCCAACCAAAAATCAGAGCCACACTAGGAAAGTGCTGCCATCATCATCCACTACCCCTCACCATTTTGATACAAAAAAGAAGACATAGCCAGTGATTTGACCATATAAGGGCCTGCTTGTATTTTTTAAGGGATTGACATTAGACACTGTTTTGAACCCCCCAAAAAAGAAAAGTTGAAAAGAAAGGCAAAAAGGCAAGAGCTATTGGCATCTGACTTTGATTGCAATTTGAACCCACAACACAACTTATTTTTGTTTGGGGAGTTAGAATCGGACAAATAAAATGTGGGGATCCCTATGcttaccttttttttcttttgtttttttctcAGGTTTATGAAGTGGGATCTGTTTCAGGCTTAACAATAGAGGAAGAAGTATCTGGTGGTTGTGTGTCGTAAATGGCCTTGGCCAGTGAGATAGGCATGATACAAAGAGCCTTTGATTGAAGGAATTGCATGGCAGCTCCAACATTTTCTTCCATGAGTTTAGCTACATGTCGATCTGTGCCATCATTCGACCACTTCTCCCATGCTGGTTGGCTTCTTCCACTCTCACCTCTTTCATCCTGGTGTACAATACAGGAACCTCAATTGCCTAAACGAATACCAAAATATAGAAGAAAATATGTTCATACACATACAATTCATTACCTCAATTGAGGATAGTGGGATGTCTATCACAAAGGGTGCCACTGCAGCAGCTCCCCCCAACCTACTCATGGTCAAAACCTGTTCAATAATCACATAGATAAGTTCTTCAAATGAGAATGGCCATTTATTTCTCTTCACTTCCTTAAAAGGGATAACATTCATGACTCGAATCCCTTGAAGAATTAGTAAAAGACCTCCACAGGAAAATTTCAGTGACGCTTTAGCAGTCTTTAGCTAAAGAGAAAAAAGGAGTATGCGAATTCAAATCCACCAACACGGATCCGAATATATTGACAGAGGAAAACTTCTGAAAATACAAGGCACATTCAACTGGTAAGGATATCAAAGACTGATCCCATAAACATGAGCAGCAACACAATATTCAGTAAAGCAGAAATATGAATAGGAAATGTGAGAGAAAACAGGTAAAAGAGTTAATGATACCTTGACTTGAAGCCTCAGGAACTTCACATAATCTACAATTTCATCAAGCATGGCTGCTCTATCAGTCTACAAAAGAAGCATACATGACCTTAAATGGAGTAAGATATATTATACATGGTTTTCTTCCGAAGACATAAAATCTACcattaaagtcacccatgtttcaAAAAGATTGCAACTTAGCCAAGTTAAACAACAATAGTCAACTGTAAAGTTATTACAATACGAGGAATTAGGACATTAACCCATTCAATTGCACACAGTTAGAGTAACAGAAGTAAATTTACGACGCAATAAGCATAAGGAACTGACCTTGTTAACAGTAGGAACAAGTTCCTGCAACGCCCTGATTCTTTCAGCAATTCTCTCCCTGCGCAACTGTGGTTTAGTTCAGCATGGTTAGTCACAATTGCAACCATTTGTTGAGCAGATTCACTTTACTTTTGCAATTTCATGGCATAAGAAGTAGGCAATCAAATGCAACTTCACCACCTATTAGATTCCCTCCTACTAAAAGGTGATATAAATGAACGAGGCTTTACATCATATCATTATATTGCTATATATGACTTTATCTCGGCTAACATTCATGATACTCCTAACTTTAATGCCCTTTGATATTTTTTGTTATTCCAGTGTTTGCTATGATagtttataataaatttaatctttACCCGTTCAGCAATGCTGTGTGGATCCGTGGCCTGTCCTCTTCTAGCGCGCACTCTTGGACGCATGGGCGGTGGATGTGGTGCTGCTGCAGCAACTGCTCCTGCCATTGGCTGCCCATGGAAAACCTggaaagttatatatatatattatgtatgtacaTGTCACCACCACCAATgataaaatttaaagaatatatGATAGCACTATGGACTATGGATCATAATTATTTGAGACCACAATCTGTAGTTTAGATGATGAGTATGATGGTTATTAGTAGAATAAGTTAACAATATAAATTACCATTGTTTCTTACGTTTTTTACAGAAGCAGTTCTGCCATCAACCACCCCCTCGCGGAAGCGCTTGCCGCTACCGGAAGCTTCCTCTTGCTTCAAAAACCCGCCTTTGCCTTGCTCCAAGCTTAATCCCAACGGAAAAACCTGTCCGTGAAAGGCACCGCCTCCACCGACGCCAATTCGTCCGAGATGGCCTGCTCCATCAGCGGAGTTGAGGTGCAGAAACATTGGCGCTCCAGCCAAGCCACCGTCTGATCCCGCTAAGCCCGTGTCAGTATGCGCAAAGTGTGGCAGCCCAAGGATTTGGTCGAGGAAACCATCAGCGGGAGCCTCGTTGGGGTTACTAGCCATAAGGAAGTGGAAGAGATAGCAAAGTAAGTGAGTTGAAAAATGAGTCGAACTGGCGAGTTAGTGCTACCACACCTACATACATGCgagacagagagagagagagagagaaagacaGAGAGGGGTTTTATGGTGGATGAAAATGCAACTCTTTACGTAAAAGGGGATGGAGTTGGATCAGAATTACGTGGGAAaccatttcttttatatttttggtCTCCTTTTTGTGATTTGTCACCATGTCCATGTTTTTATAGTCAGTGGTCAGAAAACGGCGGCGattctttttaaattttgtaatattaATAAATTCCGGCCAACTAATTACCGTTGTGATTCGTGCGTTGTCTGATGAGTGGGAAACAAGACTCTGCTTTGCTTGCTTTCTTGGCTATCCATTtgcatttaaattttatatttatgaaatttctttaaaaatattttaatatttttgtatacATTCTTTAGGTATGATACTTTTGGTAGGTAGTGGTATTAAATTAGttttaattcaataattttttaaaattagtttttaaatgaatacattttaaaagtttttttaatgattttataaataaaatattttgtttgagttaaatggtaaataaataataaattttatgttattttggtACATAGGACGGGAATAGTTTTAGTAAGTGAATTGAGATTGTGACAATTGATTCAGTTTGATAAGtgcttaaatttttaattatttataattttttcctTGAATTATGttgttttgttcttaattatgttatttattatgtatttagGGAATAATTAGAGAAAAGTGAATTTAAAGTTTATCTTTGAAAAGTTTTTACGGTTCGGATTTTCAACACATTGTAGATTCAATATTTTAGCCATAACTTGAGCTGCAAATGTTCGTTTTGGATCCATAAGTGGTGGATTTAATCGTTATACTTTAATATTGTTatttttagtctttatattttttttaaaatttaaaatttcaattctgACCAAACGATAGTTGTCAAATTTAAGTTCtactattttcaaaatctaaCGCTGCAAATATATTATCACATGTATAATGTtatattagttatttatttatatatatcacCCAAAAAATTCAGTTAATGAATTTAACTATCATCATTTGTATCAAGACATAAATTTCATATGAACTAAATTGTAATCTTACGCATAGTATACGTACCAAacgaatttaatttttattgctTAAGTcaaaacaaacattcaaaagttgaaaaatacataattaaaataaactaaattgAAGTACAAAGATTAAATCCATAATTTACGCATAATATAAGGACTAATCGAAGAATTTgaccaaatatatacaacatatcatatatctattagtttatgGGGAAATAATTAGTACACTACAGGTGAAACTTTTAGACTCTACAAGCAGGGTTAAGAGGGTGGCAAGTGtcctataaaatattaaaaaagaaataaGATGCATGGCAACTATTTTGCTTTGCTTGTATTaactattattttaatatatactgGTAATTTTATCACACGCATATGCATAtgaaaactata belongs to Gossypium arboreum isolate Shixiya-1 chromosome 7, ASM2569848v2, whole genome shotgun sequence and includes:
- the LOC108466580 gene encoding protein OSB2, chloroplastic-like; protein product: MAFGQTLVSSRNMLFTVVPQNPKPNTKTLASFQSPTPLNSSSVFAKRQRLPFRTLKCSVDYRDQTHLQVSYPKPSEIPWSKDLCNTVNLIGNVGSPVEIKHLPSGKVLAWTRLAVKKSPTDTTWINLTFWDELANTAYQHVEKGQQIYVCGRLVSDTVESDDGKQQTYYKIVVQQINFVERNSPSMASNDRGFSGMSSNRKVGYNGENNVGSAMELWQAFFANPTEWWDNRKNKRNPRYPDFKHKDTGEALWIEGRNTPHWVRSQLEILDSRMSSLQDEDERMFSSMASDNLLPF
- the LOC108487156 gene encoding NADH dehydrogenase [ubiquinone] flavoprotein 2, mitochondrial-like codes for the protein MLSRLASQRLIEVRQASRLSAQVYRSFSTALNYHIDGPDNNPDLPWEFSEANKAKVKGILSHYPSNYKQSAVIPLLDLAHQQHGGWLPVSAMNAVAKVVGVAPIRVYEVATFYSMFNRSKVGKYHLLVCGTTPCMICGSREIEGALLKHLGVERNEVTKDGLFSVGEMECMGCCVNAPMIAVADYTNGSEGYTYNYYEDVTTQRVVEIVEMLRKGEKPPVGTQNPKRIMSGPEGGNTTLLSDPKPPPCRDLDAC
- the LOC108484793 gene encoding transcription factor UNE12-like isoform X1, coding for MASNPNEAPADGFLDQILGLPHFAHTDTGLAGSDGGLAGAPMFLHLNSADGAGHLGRIGVGGGGAFHGQVFPLGLSLEQGKGGFLKQEEASGSGKRFREGVVDGRTASVKNVFHGQPMAGAVAAAAPHPPPMRPRVRARRGQATDPHSIAERLRRERIAERIRALQELVPTVNKTDRAAMLDEIVDYVKFLRLQVKVLTMSRLGGAAAVAPFVIDIPLSSIEDERGESGRSQPAWEKWSNDGTDRHVAKLMEENVGAAMQFLQSKALCIMPISLAKAIYDTQPPDTSSSIVKPETDPTS
- the LOC108484793 gene encoding transcription factor UNE12-like isoform X2, which codes for MASNPNEAPADGFLDQILGLPHFAHTDTGLAGSDGGLAGAPMFLHLNSADGAGHLGRIGVGGGGAFHGQVFPLGLSLEQGKGGFLKQEEASGSGKRFREGVVDGRTASVKNPMAGAVAAAAPHPPPMRPRVRARRGQATDPHSIAERLRRERIAERIRALQELVPTVNKTDRAAMLDEIVDYVKFLRLQVKVLTMSRLGGAAAVAPFVIDIPLSSIEDERGESGRSQPAWEKWSNDGTDRHVAKLMEENVGAAMQFLQSKALCIMPISLAKAIYDTQPPDTSSSIVKPETDPTS